The Epinephelus lanceolatus isolate andai-2023 chromosome 11, ASM4190304v1, whole genome shotgun sequence genome window below encodes:
- the LOC117265738 gene encoding protein ripply1, which produces MSSACLVLQQPSFSAAPWSRPLPVSSSSDTNGSQTTLWRPWLSSDKDGPDRCPRSKLSCPYSRPTLPGCLSSDGKPQAFQHPVRLFWPKSKSFDYLYRDGEALLRNFPIQATISFYEESDSEDEDDEDWEEDSDSEECLKQQQSHFTSYN; this is translated from the exons ATGAGTTCCGCGTGCCTGGTCCTCCAGCAGCCGTCCTTCAGCGCAGCACCGTGGTCGCGCCCGCTgccagtgagcagcagctcgGACACAAACGGCAG CCAGACGACGCTCTGGAGACCATGGTTATCCAGTGACAAAGATGGACCAGACCGATGCCCACGGAGCAAGCTGTCCTGT CCTTACTCCAGACCCACACTGCCAGGCTGCCTCTCATCAGATGGGAAACCTCAGGCCTTCCAGCACCCTGTCAG GCTGTTCTGGCCCAAATCCAAGTCATTTGACTATCTGTACAGGGACGGAGAGGCTCTGCTGAGGAACTTCCCCATTCAGGCAACCATCAGCTTCTATGAAGAGTCTGACAGTGAAGATGAGGATGACGAGGACTGGGAGGAGGACAGTGACTCCGAGGAGTGTCTAAAACAGCAGCAGTCTCATTTCACCTCATACAACTGA